The Alphaproteobacteria bacterium genome contains a region encoding:
- a CDS encoding DeoR/GlpR family DNA-binding transcription regulator, with protein MVGRPGLTIFTNSLNHALTLCRVSGNRVVMLGGEIDGNDEAAFGTGTSTGLDSVRADIAFIGVGGFAEDGGMTDYSISAAETRGKMILMGRAYLLADQTKFTRRTAFRVPNVDKCAGVIVDKMPDPALAAAWEAYGWDIILAK; from the coding sequence CTGGTCGGCCGTCCGGGCCTCACGATCTTCACCAATTCGCTCAACCATGCGCTCACGCTCTGCCGCGTCTCGGGCAATCGCGTGGTCATGCTCGGCGGCGAGATCGACGGCAATGACGAGGCGGCGTTCGGCACCGGAACATCGACCGGCCTCGACAGCGTCCGCGCCGATATCGCATTCATCGGCGTGGGAGGTTTTGCCGAAGATGGGGGCATGACCGACTATTCGATCAGCGCGGCCGAGACGAGGGGCAAGATGATTCTCATGGGCCGCGCCTATTTGCTCGCCGACCAGACCAAATTCACGCGCCGCACGGCGTTTCGCGTTCCGAACGTGGACAAGTGCGCTGGCGTGATCGTCGACAAGATGCCCGACCCGGCTCTTGCGGCCGCTTGGGAAGCCTACGGCTGGGACATCATTCTGGCGAAATAG
- a CDS encoding EamA family transporter, giving the protein MDPFVFGFVLLAALCHASWNALIKIRLDPFLAITLIAAAAGVVSLPLLAFVPIPPLAAWPWLIASVITHLGYYIGLSRAYRAGDMGQVYPIARGTAPLMTAAGGALLVGENFSLTGWAGILALTSGVFLLSLRGGGDLAHLNRARSAMRCSPR; this is encoded by the coding sequence ATGGATCCCTTCGTCTTCGGTTTCGTCCTGCTTGCAGCGCTGTGCCACGCCTCCTGGAATGCGCTGATCAAGATCAGGCTCGATCCGTTTCTCGCCATCACGCTGATCGCTGCTGCTGCGGGCGTCGTCTCGCTGCCGTTGCTCGCGTTCGTTCCGATCCCGCCGCTCGCCGCATGGCCGTGGCTGATCGCCTCGGTGATCACGCATCTCGGCTACTACATCGGCCTCTCGCGCGCCTATCGGGCGGGCGACATGGGGCAGGTCTATCCGATCGCGCGCGGCACTGCACCGCTGATGACGGCGGCCGGCGGCGCGCTGCTGGTCGGCGAGAATTTCAGCCTTACCGGCTGGGCCGGCATCCTTGCGCTGACCAGCGGTGTGTTTCTCCTCTCGCTGCGCGGCGGCGGCGATCTCGCGCACCTCAATCGCGCGCGGTCGGCTATGCGCTGTTCACCGCGGTGA
- a CDS encoding EamA family transporter — MTICCYSLVDGIGARTAGNAHSYALWLFVIDGAFITAIALMSHGRSAAPVMARYWKSGLIGGALSLTAYWIVIWAMTVAPIALVAALRETSVLFGAAIAVVFLKEPLRVPRIFAAVLIVCGIALIRLQ, encoded by the coding sequence GTGACGATCTGCTGCTACTCGCTGGTCGACGGCATCGGCGCGCGCACCGCCGGGAATGCTCATTCCTATGCGCTGTGGCTGTTCGTGATCGACGGCGCGTTCATCACCGCGATCGCGCTGATGAGCCACGGCCGGTCCGCCGCGCCCGTCATGGCGCGCTACTGGAAGAGCGGCCTGATCGGCGGCGCCCTCTCGCTCACGGCCTACTGGATCGTCATCTGGGCGATGACCGTTGCGCCGATCGCGCTGGTGGCGGCGCTGCGCGAGACCAGCGTGCTGTTCGGCGCCGCGATCGCGGTGGTATTTCTCAAGGAGCCCTTGCGTGTCCCGCGCATTTTCGCGGCTGTCCTCATCGTCTGCGGGATCGCGCTGATCCGGCTGCAGTGA
- a CDS encoding zinc-binding dehydrogenase, which yields MLGVVFLGDRKLALREFPDPTPGPRDVVLEIKASGMCGSDLHVYRASFKPGDTTSGFARGAEPVIAGHEPCGVVVAVGSGVSEREARIGDRVMDHHYTGCGTCKHCRSGWAQMCLTGATVFGANGNGAHARYMKVPVATLVPLPDALSFETGAAISCGTGTAYGALKRLNLQGGETIAIFGQGPVGLSATQLAVAMGARVIALDISPERAELARAFGAHEVIEARSNNPVAAIRELTHGEGAHKTLDTSGAAEARAAAVRAARTWGTACYVGERGQVTLDVSPDLLRRQITLIGSWTFSTQGQADCAEFVADKNIAVDRLFTHRWRLDEAEEAYRVFDTQTSGKGVIVPG from the coding sequence ATGCTCGGCGTCGTGTTCCTCGGTGACCGCAAGCTCGCGCTGCGCGAGTTTCCCGATCCCACGCCGGGGCCGCGCGATGTCGTGCTCGAGATCAAGGCCTCGGGCATGTGCGGCTCGGACCTGCATGTCTATCGCGCCTCATTCAAGCCGGGCGATACGACCTCCGGCTTTGCGCGCGGCGCCGAGCCGGTGATCGCCGGCCACGAGCCGTGCGGCGTGGTGGTCGCGGTCGGCAGCGGCGTCTCTGAAAGGGAAGCGCGGATCGGCGATCGCGTGATGGACCATCACTACACCGGCTGCGGCACCTGCAAGCATTGCCGCTCCGGCTGGGCGCAGATGTGCCTGACCGGCGCGACCGTGTTCGGCGCCAACGGCAACGGCGCGCATGCGCGTTACATGAAGGTGCCGGTCGCGACGCTGGTGCCGCTTCCCGATGCGCTGTCGTTCGAGACCGGCGCCGCCATCTCCTGCGGCACCGGCACCGCCTACGGCGCACTGAAGCGGCTCAATCTGCAGGGCGGCGAGACCATCGCGATCTTCGGGCAGGGGCCGGTCGGGCTCTCGGCGACGCAGCTTGCCGTCGCGATGGGCGCGCGCGTCATCGCGCTCGATATTTCGCCGGAGCGAGCCGAGCTCGCGCGCGCGTTCGGCGCCCACGAGGTGATCGAGGCGCGCTCCAACAATCCGGTCGCGGCGATCCGCGAGTTGACCCACGGCGAGGGCGCGCACAAGACGCTCGACACCTCGGGCGCCGCGGAAGCGCGCGCGGCCGCGGTGCGCGCGGCGCGCACCTGGGGCACCGCCTGCTACGTCGGCGAGCGCGGGCAGGTGACGCTCGATGTGAGCCCCGATTTGCTGCGGCGGCAGATCACGCTCATCGGCTCATGGACCTTCTCGACACAGGGGCAGGCCGACTGCGCCGAGTTCGTCGCCGACAAGAACATCGCGGTCGACAGGCTGTTCACCCACCGCTGGCGGCTCGACGAGGCCGAGGAGGCCTACCGCGTGTTCGACACGCAGACGAGCGGGAAGGGCGTGATCGTGCCGGGGTGA
- a CDS encoding CBS domain-containing protein, giving the protein MSVESILSRKGTEVATIAPDASVRRAADWLRAKNIGALVVTQGDAVLGLVSEREIVHAIARFGESATSMPVSEIMRHGVITISPAETVSHAMNLMTRHRARHMPVVHDGKLAGIISIGDVVKHRLDDLELETNVLRDARTAAR; this is encoded by the coding sequence ATGTCCGTGGAAAGCATTCTGAGCAGAAAGGGAACCGAGGTCGCAACAATAGCCCCGGATGCCAGCGTCAGGAGGGCAGCGGACTGGCTGCGTGCAAAAAATATCGGCGCTCTCGTGGTCACGCAGGGCGACGCGGTTCTTGGTCTTGTTTCCGAACGTGAGATCGTGCACGCGATTGCTCGATTCGGCGAAAGTGCCACATCGATGCCCGTGAGCGAAATCATGCGGCATGGCGTGATCACCATATCGCCGGCCGAAACCGTCTCGCACGCGATGAACCTGATGACCCGGCATCGCGCGCGCCACATGCCGGTCGTCCATGACGGCAAGCTCGCCGGTATCATCAGCATCGGCGACGTGGTCAAACATCGTCTCGACGATCTGGAGCTCGAGACCAACGTCCTGCGCGATGCCCGCACTGCCGCGCGTTGA
- a CDS encoding M20/M25/M40 family metallo-hydrolase yields the protein MSVDTAAAIDRLMRLLAVEGVTGQEAAIGRTLAAELKDAGVPANAIYLDDANTRIPLPTETGNLIVNLPGQGKLHNQPRLLFMTHMDTVPLCAGAKPKLAGKRIVNTAKTALGGDNRTGCGVLVTLAAELARQKLDHPPLTLLFCVREESGLWGARFVDKADLGNPVMAFNYDGGAASNVVVGAVGADRWEVEIFGRASHAGGAPERGISSTMILALALAEVKKGGWFGKVVKGRKQGTSNVGPVTGGPGRPAGDATNVVTDYVHVRGESRSHDPKFFKAITAGYKAAFEKAAKTVKNADGKSGRVKFKVQTDYHPFRIKDTLPVVKRAAEAVKAGGLEPNIRTTNGGLDANWMVRHGIPTVTFGAGQNEAHTVDEWVNLTEYERACALALRLATTG from the coding sequence ATGTCCGTCGACACCGCCGCCGCCATCGATCGCCTGATGCGCCTGCTCGCCGTGGAAGGCGTCACCGGACAGGAGGCCGCGATCGGGCGCACGCTCGCCGCCGAGCTGAAGGACGCGGGCGTGCCGGCAAACGCAATCTATCTCGATGACGCGAACACGCGCATCCCGCTGCCGACCGAGACCGGCAATCTCATCGTCAACCTGCCGGGCCAGGGCAAGCTGCACAACCAGCCGCGGCTTTTGTTCATGACGCACATGGACACGGTGCCGCTGTGCGCCGGCGCGAAGCCGAAGCTCGCGGGCAAGAGGATCGTCAACACCGCGAAGACCGCGCTCGGCGGCGACAACCGCACCGGCTGCGGCGTGCTGGTCACGCTCGCGGCCGAACTTGCCAGGCAGAAGCTCGACCATCCGCCGCTCACGCTGCTCTTCTGCGTGCGCGAGGAGAGCGGGCTGTGGGGCGCGCGCTTCGTCGACAAGGCCGACCTCGGCAATCCCGTGATGGCGTTCAACTACGATGGCGGCGCCGCGTCGAACGTCGTGGTCGGCGCGGTCGGCGCCGACCGCTGGGAGGTCGAGATCTTCGGCCGCGCCTCGCATGCGGGCGGCGCGCCGGAGCGCGGCATCTCGTCCACCATGATCCTGGCGCTCGCGCTTGCCGAGGTGAAGAAAGGCGGCTGGTTCGGCAAGGTGGTCAAGGGCAGGAAGCAGGGCACCAGCAACGTGGGCCCGGTGACCGGCGGTCCCGGCCGCCCCGCGGGTGACGCGACCAATGTCGTGACCGACTATGTGCATGTGCGCGGCGAGAGCCGCAGCCACGATCCGAAGTTTTTCAAGGCGATCACCGCCGGCTACAAGGCGGCGTTCGAGAAGGCGGCAAAGACGGTCAAGAACGCGGACGGGAAGTCAGGCCGCGTCAAGTTCAAGGTGCAGACCGACTATCATCCGTTCCGCATCAAGGACACGCTGCCGGTGGTCAAGCGCGCCGCCGAAGCCGTGAAGGCCGGCGGGCTGGAGCCGAACATCCGCACCACCAACGGCGGGCTCGACGCCAACTGGATGGTGCGCCACGGCATCCCGACGGTCACCTTCGGCGCCGGGCAGAACGAGGCGCACACGGTCGACGAGTGGGTCAACCTGACCGAATACGAGCGCGCCTGCGCGCTGGCGCTGCGGCTCGCCACGACGGGATGA
- a CDS encoding SMP-30/gluconolactonase/LRE family protein: MAASDYEVLDERFRDCVNRTSHVQKLWTGARWTEGPVYFPAAKYLLFSDIPNDRIMRYDETDGSVSVFRTPCGYANGHTVDRQGRLVSCEHGGRRVSRTEIDGTITTIADSFQGKKLNSPNDVVVKSDGSVWFTDPPFGILSDYEGHKAEPENGFNVYRVDGQSGAVTCVADDFIRPNGLAFSADEKQLYIVECAGGRIKGAPSNIRVFDVGEGGKLSNSKVFADCTAGRFDGMRFDSAGRLWAATDDGVHCLEKDGTLIGKVKIPEICANVVFGGAKRNMLYITATNSLYGVLLHANGLKTF; the protein is encoded by the coding sequence TGGACCGAGGGGCCGGTCTATTTTCCTGCGGCTAAGTATCTCCTCTTCTCCGACATCCCGAACGACCGCATCATGCGCTATGACGAGACCGACGGCTCGGTTTCGGTGTTCCGGACGCCGTGCGGCTACGCCAACGGCCACACTGTCGACCGTCAGGGCCGCCTCGTCTCCTGCGAGCACGGCGGGCGGCGCGTCTCGCGCACCGAGATCGACGGGACCATCACGACGATTGCCGACAGCTTTCAGGGCAAGAAGCTCAACTCGCCGAACGACGTCGTGGTGAAGTCCGACGGTTCGGTCTGGTTCACCGATCCGCCGTTCGGCATCCTCTCCGACTACGAGGGCCACAAGGCGGAGCCTGAGAACGGCTTCAACGTCTATCGCGTCGACGGACAATCGGGCGCCGTCACCTGTGTCGCCGACGACTTCATCCGCCCGAACGGCCTTGCCTTCTCGGCCGACGAAAAGCAGCTCTACATCGTCGAGTGCGCGGGTGGGCGCATCAAGGGCGCGCCCTCGAACATCCGCGTGTTCGATGTCGGCGAAGGCGGCAAGCTCTCCAACAGCAAGGTCTTCGCCGACTGCACCGCCGGGCGCTTCGACGGCATGCGCTTCGATTCGGCCGGGCGGCTCTGGGCCGCGACCGACGACGGCGTGCATTGCCTGGAGAAAGACGGCACGCTGATCGGCAAGGTGAAGATCCCGGAGATTTGCGCCAACGTCGTATTCGGCGGCGCAAAGCGCAACATGCTCTACATCACGGCGACCAACTCGCTCTACGGCGTGCTGCTGCACGCGAATGGGCTGAAGACGTTTTGA